In one Haloplanus salinus genomic region, the following are encoded:
- a CDS encoding amidase, whose protein sequence is MYADPQPLAPLVRSLRAGDRRPTALVDDLCDRLDAVDDDVRSVLPEPGRRDRLIREATALDARHDDPTSRPSLFGVPVGVKDIFHVDGYLTAAGSSVPPATITDAESTAVARLHDAGAVTFGKARTTEFAYFDPPETRNPTDLGHTPGGSSSGSAAAVAAGICPLALGSQTVGSVIRPAAFCGVVGFKPSYGRIPLDGVVPFAPSVDHVGTFTADVAGAARTAAVLCDGWDPVDPDAPPVVGVVEGPYLDQATEAGRAGVEAGAAALDDAGYEVRRVPVFDDIDAVNASHDALTAAEFALTHAEWHAAYGDRYAPESTALIEEGREVGVDELADARAARLDLRERVGERAREAGVDLLISPGAPGPAPEGIDDTGDPIMNLPWTNAGVPALTVPCGRVGGLPLGLQVVAPFGGDEALLAWGEDIAAAVADVGAVDA, encoded by the coding sequence ATGTACGCCGACCCCCAGCCGCTCGCTCCGCTCGTCCGCTCGCTCCGGGCGGGCGACCGCCGACCGACGGCGCTGGTCGACGACCTGTGTGACCGACTCGACGCCGTCGACGACGACGTCCGTTCCGTACTCCCCGAACCGGGCCGGCGTGACCGGCTGATTCGGGAGGCGACGGCGCTCGACGCCCGCCACGACGACCCCACGAGCCGGCCGTCGCTGTTCGGCGTCCCCGTCGGCGTCAAGGACATCTTCCACGTCGACGGCTACCTCACCGCAGCCGGGTCGTCGGTTCCACCCGCGACCATCACCGACGCGGAGTCGACGGCGGTCGCCCGCCTCCACGACGCCGGCGCGGTCACCTTCGGCAAGGCCCGGACCACCGAGTTCGCCTACTTCGACCCGCCGGAGACTCGCAACCCGACCGACCTCGGTCACACGCCCGGCGGCTCCTCTAGCGGGTCGGCCGCCGCCGTCGCCGCGGGGATCTGTCCGCTCGCGCTCGGCTCCCAGACCGTCGGCTCCGTGATCCGGCCGGCGGCCTTCTGCGGTGTCGTCGGGTTCAAACCGAGTTACGGGCGGATCCCCCTCGACGGCGTCGTCCCCTTCGCCCCCTCCGTGGATCACGTCGGCACGTTCACCGCCGACGTGGCCGGCGCGGCGCGGACGGCCGCAGTGCTCTGTGACGGCTGGGACCCCGTCGACCCCGACGCGCCGCCGGTCGTCGGCGTCGTCGAGGGACCGTATCTCGACCAGGCGACCGAGGCCGGGCGGGCGGGCGTCGAGGCCGGCGCCGCCGCGCTCGACGACGCGGGCTACGAGGTGCGTCGGGTGCCCGTGTTCGACGACATCGACGCGGTGAACGCGAGCCACGACGCGCTGACGGCCGCGGAGTTCGCACTCACCCACGCCGAGTGGCACGCCGCGTACGGCGACCGGTACGCCCCGGAGTCGACCGCCCTGATCGAGGAGGGACGCGAGGTGGGCGTCGACGAACTGGCCGACGCCCGCGCCGCCCGCCTCGACCTGCGCGAACGCGTCGGGGAGCGTGCCCGCGAGGCCGGCGTCGACCTGCTGATCTCGCCCGGCGCCCCCGGTCCGGCGCCCGAGGGCATCGACGACACCGGCGATCCGATCATGAACCTACCGTGGACCAACGCCGGCGTCCCGGCGCTCACCGTCCCCTGCGGTCGGGTCGGGGGCCTACCGCTCGGCCTGCAGGTGGTCGCGCCCTTCGGCGGCGACGAAGCGCTGCTGGCGTGGGGGGAGGATATCGCTGCCGCCGTCGCGGACGTGGGCGCGGTGGACGCCTGA
- the dph2 gene encoding diphthamide biosynthesis enzyme Dph2, which yields MSQDASTDGDLRNTGLSLKHDREWDYELDRIVDAVEERNATKVGLQFPEGLKRRGPAVADDLRALTDDDVTYMLSGQPCYGACDLDTYLMRRTDVFVHFGHSPMKESDKIIYVPLFSNVDPFPMMEDALDELPEEDVGLVTTAQHMNRFEEMKEWLESEGYSVHTRKGDDRLTHEGQVLGCNYASADIDADQVLYVGGGKFHPLGLAMEHPDKKVVIADPVNNVVTVADTEKFMKQRYGAVHRAMDAEKWGVIFCTKIGQGRWEMAEEIVNENDDAYLITMDEVTPDRLRNFDMDAFVNTGCPRITTDDGPQFHKPMLTPGEYRIAVGDEPLDSLSFDTFHGTW from the coding sequence ATGAGTCAGGACGCGTCCACCGACGGCGACCTCCGGAACACGGGACTGTCCCTCAAGCACGACCGGGAGTGGGATTACGAACTCGACCGCATCGTCGACGCGGTCGAGGAACGGAACGCCACGAAGGTCGGCCTCCAGTTCCCCGAAGGGCTGAAACGCCGCGGCCCCGCCGTCGCCGACGACCTTCGCGCGCTCACCGACGACGACGTAACCTACATGCTCTCGGGGCAGCCGTGTTACGGCGCCTGCGACCTCGACACCTACCTCATGCGCCGGACGGACGTGTTCGTCCACTTCGGCCACTCGCCGATGAAGGAGTCGGACAAGATCATCTACGTCCCCCTGTTCTCGAACGTCGACCCATTCCCGATGATGGAGGACGCCCTCGACGAACTCCCCGAGGAGGACGTGGGTCTCGTCACGACGGCCCAGCACATGAACCGGTTCGAGGAGATGAAAGAGTGGCTCGAATCGGAGGGCTACTCCGTCCACACCCGGAAGGGGGACGACCGCCTCACCCACGAGGGGCAGGTGCTCGGCTGTAACTACGCTTCGGCGGACATCGACGCCGATCAGGTGCTCTACGTCGGTGGCGGCAAGTTCCACCCGCTCGGCCTCGCCATGGAGCATCCGGACAAGAAAGTCGTCATCGCCGACCCGGTCAACAACGTCGTCACCGTCGCGGACACGGAGAAGTTCATGAAACAGCGCTACGGCGCCGTCCACCGCGCGATGGACGCCGAGAAGTGGGGCGTCATCTTCTGTACGAAGATCGGTCAAGGGCGCTGGGAGATGGCGGAGGAGATAGTCAACGAGAACGACGACGCCTACCTCATCACGATGGACGAGGTGACGCCGGATCGCCTCCGCAACTTCGACATGGACGCGTTCGTCAACACCGGCTGCCCCCGAATCACGACCGACGACGGCCCGCAGTTCCACAAGCCGATGCTCACGCCGGGCGAGTACCGCATCGCCGTCGGCGACGAACCCCTCGACTCGCTCTCGTTCGACACCTTCCACGGTACCTGGTAA
- a CDS encoding TIGR00725 family protein, producing the protein MRVSVIGGGSVDERTAERARAVGRLLGRRGHVVVCGGLGGVMEAVCAGAGEAGGETVGILPTADRRDANEYVDTAVATGLGHARNAMVVMNGDAVVAVDGGAGTLSELGFAGVFDRPVAGLGTHDVAGVEAVDTPEEAVDYVEAAVGD; encoded by the coding sequence ATGCGCGTCAGCGTCATCGGCGGCGGGAGCGTCGACGAACGGACGGCCGAGCGGGCCCGGGCGGTCGGTCGCCTCCTCGGACGCCGAGGGCACGTCGTCGTCTGTGGCGGCCTCGGTGGGGTCATGGAGGCGGTCTGTGCCGGTGCGGGTGAGGCCGGCGGCGAAACGGTGGGCATCCTGCCGACGGCCGACCGCCGCGACGCCAACGAGTACGTCGACACCGCCGTGGCGACGGGGCTGGGGCACGCCCGGAACGCGATGGTCGTGATGAACGGCGACGCGGTCGTCGCCGTCGACGGCGGCGCCGGGACGCTCTCCGAACTCGGGTTCGCGGGCGTCTTCGACCGGCCGGTAGCCGGTCTCGGCACCCACGACGTCGCCGGCGTCGAGGCCGTCGACACGCCCGAAGAGGCGGTCGACTACGTGGAGGCCGCGGTCGGCGACTAA
- a CDS encoding tubulin/FtsZ family protein, with product MKLALVGVGQAGGKIMEAIVSYDRRADVGFVADAIAVNTARADLVGLDATPLDRRVLIGGTRLKGHGTGTDNELGADVASEDIDEVMRAVDEVAVHDIDAFLVIAGLGGGTGSGAAPVVARELRRRYAEPVYGLGILPGRTEGGIYALNAARSFLTFVEQVDDLILFDNDAWREGGESLRAGYDRLNAEIARRLGVLFSAGEITAGQAVGESVVDASEIINTLGNGGISTVGYAATAVERPRARLFAGRKPAPDVGDATNRVLSTVRRAALGRLTLPCELAGTERALLVVAGPPEYLDRRGIERARRWLEETTGSMEVRGGDYPLDSDYVAAVVLFSGVTEVPRIEELKALGVEVQRRMRELEAEAPDGLHDLTWSGDGDGDDLDPLF from the coding sequence ATGAAACTCGCGCTCGTCGGCGTCGGTCAGGCTGGAGGGAAGATTATGGAGGCGATCGTGTCGTACGACCGCCGTGCCGACGTCGGGTTCGTCGCGGACGCCATCGCGGTCAACACGGCCCGGGCCGACCTCGTCGGCCTCGACGCCACCCCCCTCGACCGCCGGGTTCTGATCGGCGGCACCCGACTCAAGGGCCACGGGACGGGGACGGACAACGAACTCGGCGCCGACGTGGCGAGCGAGGACATCGACGAGGTGATGCGCGCCGTCGACGAGGTGGCGGTCCACGACATCGATGCCTTCCTCGTGATCGCCGGCCTCGGCGGCGGGACGGGGAGCGGCGCCGCGCCCGTGGTCGCCCGTGAACTCCGGCGGCGCTACGCCGAGCCAGTCTACGGGTTGGGTATCCTCCCCGGTCGGACGGAAGGGGGCATCTACGCCCTCAACGCCGCCCGCTCGTTCCTGACGTTCGTCGAGCAGGTGGACGATTTGATCCTGTTCGACAACGACGCCTGGAGGGAGGGCGGCGAGAGCCTCCGGGCGGGCTACGACCGACTCAACGCGGAGATAGCCCGTCGCCTCGGCGTGCTCTTCTCCGCGGGCGAAATCACGGCTGGACAGGCGGTCGGCGAGTCGGTCGTCGACGCGAGCGAGATCATCAACACCCTCGGGAACGGCGGGATATCGACGGTCGGCTACGCCGCGACGGCGGTCGAGCGCCCGAGAGCGCGCCTGTTTGCCGGACGGAAGCCAGCACCGGACGTGGGCGACGCGACCAACCGGGTCCTGTCGACGGTTCGCCGGGCCGCGCTCGGACGGCTCACCCTCCCCTGTGAACTCGCGGGTACCGAGCGTGCCCTCCTCGTCGTCGCCGGCCCGCCGGAGTATCTCGACCGCCGGGGCATCGAACGCGCCCGTCGCTGGCTCGAAGAGACGACGGGGAGCATGGAGGTCCGTGGTGGCGACTACCCGCTCGACTCCGACTACGTCGCCGCCGTGGTGCTGTTCTCGGGCGTGACCGAGGTGCCGCGGATCGAGGAACTCAAAGCGCTCGGGGTCGAGGTCCAGCGGCGCATGCGCGAACTCGAAGCCGAGGCGCCCGACGGTCTCCACGACCTGACGTGGAGCGGCGACGGAGACGGGGACGACCTCGACCCTCTGTTCTGA
- a CDS encoding DUF7551 domain-containing protein, which translates to MIGGTLAELRGRIDALASADGAYYLVCGRTGDRPVPAAGSRFADRESARTAARTVERYRAELRRYDPRYPYYDVIVCQDADAERTAAAPDPDAWTLSAPVLDATTVQPSNRDLVEFCHRVAAAVFETLSDAGHDAAERAAMGAYADIAETVRDPDTLCLCLLERIAATLDRRLAPSAQAAVLTDAAARLAPVDVADDPLSDTLSSLRRCGLVEAYRQSPWAADLDTGARSVDVHLSEYALSPRRGRLPVLPLVVGLYRRRPDRPPSSLRAADDGDGWRIRLALDTDVEPNGLVSAPISDA; encoded by the coding sequence ATGATCGGCGGCACGCTCGCCGAACTCAGGGGTCGCATCGACGCCCTCGCGAGCGCCGACGGCGCGTACTACCTCGTCTGCGGGCGCACGGGTGACCGACCGGTCCCGGCCGCGGGCTCGCGGTTCGCGGACCGGGAGTCCGCCCGCACCGCCGCCCGAACGGTCGAACGGTATCGCGCCGAACTCCGGCGGTACGACCCGCGCTACCCGTACTACGACGTAATCGTCTGTCAGGACGCCGACGCGGAGCGCACGGCGGCGGCCCCCGATCCGGACGCGTGGACGCTCTCCGCGCCCGTCCTCGACGCGACGACCGTCCAGCCGTCGAACCGGGACCTGGTCGAGTTCTGCCACCGCGTCGCGGCCGCCGTGTTCGAGACGCTGTCGGACGCCGGCCACGACGCCGCCGAACGCGCGGCCATGGGCGCCTACGCCGACATCGCCGAAACCGTCAGGGATCCCGATACCCTCTGTCTGTGCCTGCTCGAACGCATCGCGGCGACGCTCGATCGACGGCTGGCGCCGTCCGCACAGGCCGCGGTGCTCACCGACGCGGCGGCCCGTCTGGCGCCCGTCGACGTGGCCGACGACCCGCTCTCGGACACCCTCAGCTCCCTCCGACGGTGTGGGCTGGTCGAGGCGTATCGCCAGTCGCCGTGGGCGGCCGACCTCGACACCGGCGCCCGATCCGTCGACGTTCACCTGTCCGAGTACGCGCTCTCCCCGCGGCGCGGTCGGCTCCCCGTCCTCCCGCTCGTCGTCGGCCTGTATCGGCGGCGCCCGGACCGACCTCCCTCGTCGCTTCGCGCTGCCGACGACGGGGACGGTTGGCGGATCAGGCTCGCCCTCGATACCGACGTCGAACCGAACGGACTGGTCAGCGCTCCGATCTCCGACGCCTGA
- a CDS encoding LabA-like NYN domain-containing protein: MTDIHPNQRVAMLADAQNLYHSAQSLYSRNIDYSALLSKGVSERELVRAIAYVIRADSPEEERFFEALQDIGFETKIKDIKTFGDGTKKADWDVGISLDAVTLANHVDVVVLCTGDGDFSRLCSHLRHEGVRVEVMAFGSSTADELVGAADSFLDLSEREETFLL, from the coding sequence GTGACTGACATTCACCCCAATCAGCGCGTTGCGATGCTCGCGGACGCGCAGAACCTCTATCACTCGGCCCAGAGCCTCTACTCCCGGAACATCGACTACTCGGCACTCCTCTCGAAGGGCGTCTCCGAGCGCGAACTCGTGCGCGCCATCGCCTACGTCATCCGTGCCGACTCGCCCGAAGAGGAACGGTTCTTCGAGGCGCTCCAGGATATCGGCTTCGAGACCAAAATCAAGGACATCAAAACCTTCGGCGACGGGACCAAAAAGGCCGACTGGGACGTCGGGATCAGCTTGGACGCCGTGACCCTCGCCAACCACGTCGACGTCGTAGTGTTGTGCACCGGCGACGGCGACTTCTCCCGACTCTGCTCGCATCTCCGCCACGAGGGCGTTCGCGTCGAGGTGATGGCCTTCGGCTCCTCCACCGCCGACGAACTCGTCGGCGCCGCGGACTCCTTTCTCGACCTCTCGGAGCGAGAGGAGACGTTTCTGCTGTAG
- a CDS encoding DUF7847 domain-containing protein, with protein MSAVQSLRTAVGALSRSPILLLGGVAYALVVLPQRALRLASVPLAPGVLQLLTFFVTPFVVAGVVGMAREALDGDASVGAFTATGTGRYVDLLLATLVEFGIQLTFGVAFLVLALVAIVASGGGGPVAILGAALAVGLALAYLVVLFLVQFYPVVVVVDDAGPVDAVTGSVEFIRRNVVSTLGYSVVTVVLGGLAALPVSGFAVYRLLTSGPGTGPTPGDAPGSIVGGTNPGGPGAGGTPAVGDLLAGGGGLGLSTPEVIALSLVSAATTALLFAFRHTYATAFYQRHERSVEEQVLDDNW; from the coding sequence ATGTCAGCGGTCCAGTCCCTCCGGACGGCGGTCGGCGCGCTCTCGCGGTCCCCGATCCTCCTTCTCGGCGGTGTCGCGTACGCGCTCGTCGTCCTCCCACAGCGCGCCCTCCGACTCGCATCCGTGCCGCTCGCCCCGGGGGTGCTCCAGTTGCTCACCTTCTTCGTCACGCCTTTCGTCGTCGCCGGCGTCGTCGGGATGGCCCGGGAGGCGCTCGACGGCGACGCGTCGGTCGGGGCGTTCACCGCGACCGGCACGGGTCGGTACGTCGACCTCCTACTCGCCACGCTCGTCGAGTTCGGGATCCAACTGACGTTCGGCGTCGCCTTCCTCGTGCTCGCGCTCGTTGCCATCGTGGCGTCGGGCGGCGGCGGACCGGTCGCCATCCTCGGTGCCGCGCTGGCGGTGGGCCTCGCGCTCGCGTACCTCGTCGTCCTCTTTCTCGTCCAGTTCTATCCCGTGGTCGTCGTCGTCGACGACGCCGGTCCGGTCGACGCCGTCACCGGGAGCGTCGAATTCATCCGGAGAAACGTCGTCAGCACGCTCGGCTACAGCGTCGTCACGGTCGTGCTGGGTGGGCTCGCCGCGCTCCCAGTCTCCGGGTTCGCCGTCTACCGTCTCCTGACGAGCGGACCCGGGACGGGGCCGACCCCCGGCGATGCGCCCGGCTCCATCGTCGGCGGGACGAACCCCGGCGGTCCCGGCGCGGGTGGGACGCCGGCGGTGGGCGACCTGCTCGCCGGCGGCGGGGGACTCGGGCTCTCGACGCCGGAAGTGATCGCACTCTCGCTCGTCTCCGCGGCGACGACGGCACTCCTCTTTGCCTTCCGGCACACCTACGCCACGGCGTTCTACCAGCGGCACGAACGGTCGGTCGAGGAGCAGGTGTTGGACGACAACTGGTGA
- a CDS encoding DUF7548 family protein — protein sequence MRTEQAAPALGIAGCLAVVVTLALPYLVATGWGAQLGRYYAAGPLGVGAVLFLALVGAVVFLAGVRGRTDRTTAAGISLALGVVALLVALLWAVSASLQPLFGFPASWIVGHRWYVVAVTAVIPAAAAAYARAVL from the coding sequence ATGCGAACGGAGCAGGCCGCCCCCGCACTGGGCATCGCCGGCTGTCTCGCGGTCGTCGTCACGCTCGCTCTCCCCTATCTCGTCGCCACTGGCTGGGGGGCACAGCTCGGCCGGTACTACGCTGCCGGTCCCCTCGGGGTCGGCGCCGTCCTCTTTCTCGCCCTCGTCGGCGCCGTCGTCTTCCTGGCGGGTGTCCGCGGCCGGACCGATCGGACGACGGCCGCCGGCATCTCCCTTGCCCTCGGGGTCGTCGCCCTCCTCGTCGCTCTCCTGTGGGCGGTTTCGGCGTCGCTCCAGCCACTCTTCGGCTTCCCGGCGTCGTGGATCGTCGGTCACCGGTGGTACGTCGTCGCCGTGACGGCGGTCATCCCCGCCGCCGCTGCGGCGTACGCCCGCGCGGTACTCTGA
- the ppk1 gene encoding polyphosphate kinase 1: MPEPPLSDPTYYLNRELSELAFQERVLAEGLDERNPPLERLRFLAYFTKNTDEFFMKRVGGLKQQMDAGITEPAPDGRTPREQWEAVLETARPLFRRQTECWEEALKPALADAGIEVLEHDELTAAERKPLRRYFEGSILPTLTPLAFDPAHPFPFISNLSMSLAVLSRDHTRDDGDVTFTRIKIPQNQPRLIELPDGSDRYVLIEDLIEANLDLLLPNLDIVDVSKFKVTRNAEVRRNEEVAEDLIDMIEEVLEQRRFATVVRLEVAADMPDHSVDVLTEQLGVSDREVFRRDGPIDFEDFFSLVELDRPDLNLPSWSPRPHPRLAAKSDGSRLDRDELFAEIREGDVLVHHPYHSFERTTQRFLEAAAADPDVLAVKAAIYRTASDSKVIQSLIDAADNGKQVAVMVELKARFDEQNNLEWVRKLEEKGIHVAYGTVGLKTHTKTALVVRQEADGVRLYSHVGTGNYHSETAKGYVDLGVLTADEDVGQDLAKVFNFFTGPTLDDRFRKLLIAPVTMRDRFTEFIRREADHARAGRRARIVVKVNGLEDPAIVEELYRASMAGVDIDLVVRDICRLRPGLAGVSENVTVHSVVGRFLEHSRIFYFENGGDPEWYTGSADWMTRNLDNRVEAVTPVEDVSLREQLRFVLEATLADNRRRWVMDGEGSYEQVTPDADEPVRDTQELLMAATDAAVERGHGPGMVADREGIESDLLIEPVADAAPASTDGATPDEPGDPAPDVGGDDDAAGDGVGGSVFETHAERWYRPASETYDWAVRTADGGRRYFKTREGAAARLRREYE; this comes from the coding sequence ATGCCAGAGCCACCCCTGAGCGATCCTACGTACTATCTCAACCGCGAACTCTCCGAGTTGGCCTTCCAAGAGCGCGTGCTCGCCGAAGGGCTCGACGAGCGCAATCCGCCGCTCGAACGCCTCAGATTCTTGGCGTATTTTACAAAAAACACCGACGAGTTCTTCATGAAACGGGTCGGCGGCCTAAAACAGCAGATGGACGCCGGGATCACCGAACCGGCCCCCGACGGCCGGACGCCGCGGGAGCAGTGGGAAGCGGTGCTGGAGACGGCACGACCCCTGTTTCGCCGGCAGACGGAGTGCTGGGAGGAGGCGCTCAAACCGGCGCTCGCGGACGCGGGTATCGAGGTTCTCGAACACGACGAGTTGACGGCGGCCGAACGGAAGCCGCTGCGGAGGTACTTCGAGGGGTCGATCCTCCCGACGCTGACGCCGCTCGCGTTCGATCCGGCGCATCCGTTTCCGTTCATCTCCAACCTCTCGATGTCGCTCGCGGTGCTCTCTCGCGACCACACGCGCGACGACGGCGACGTGACGTTCACGCGGATCAAGATTCCGCAGAACCAGCCCCGGCTGATCGAACTGCCCGACGGGTCGGACCGTTACGTCCTCATCGAGGACCTGATCGAGGCCAACCTCGACCTGTTGTTACCGAACCTCGACATCGTCGACGTCTCGAAGTTCAAGGTGACGCGCAACGCCGAAGTGCGCCGGAACGAGGAAGTCGCGGAGGACCTCATCGACATGATCGAGGAGGTCCTCGAACAGCGTCGGTTCGCGACGGTGGTCCGGCTGGAGGTGGCGGCCGACATGCCCGACCACTCGGTCGACGTCCTCACGGAACAACTCGGCGTGAGCGACCGCGAGGTGTTCCGGCGGGACGGACCGATCGACTTCGAGGACTTCTTTAGCCTCGTCGAGTTGGACCGGCCGGACCTGAACCTTCCGTCGTGGTCGCCGCGGCCCCATCCACGGCTGGCGGCCAAGTCGGACGGGTCTCGGCTCGACAGGGACGAACTCTTCGCCGAAATCAGAGAGGGCGACGTACTCGTCCACCACCCGTATCACTCCTTCGAGCGGACGACCCAGCGGTTCCTCGAGGCGGCCGCCGCCGACCCGGACGTGCTCGCGGTCAAGGCGGCCATCTACCGCACGGCCAGCGACTCGAAAGTGATTCAGAGCCTCATCGACGCCGCGGACAACGGCAAGCAGGTGGCCGTGATGGTCGAGTTGAAGGCCCGCTTCGACGAGCAGAACAACCTCGAATGGGTCCGCAAACTCGAGGAGAAGGGAATCCACGTCGCGTACGGAACCGTGGGGCTGAAAACGCACACCAAGACGGCGCTGGTGGTCCGGCAGGAAGCGGACGGTGTCCGCCTGTACTCCCACGTCGGCACGGGGAACTACCACTCCGAGACGGCGAAAGGCTACGTCGACCTCGGCGTCCTGACCGCGGACGAGGACGTGGGACAGGACCTCGCGAAGGTGTTCAACTTCTTTACGGGACCGACCCTCGACGACCGGTTCCGGAAGCTCCTCATCGCGCCCGTGACGATGCGTGACCGCTTCACCGAGTTCATTCGCCGCGAGGCGGACCACGCCCGGGCGGGGCGACGCGCCCGTATCGTCGTGAAGGTGAACGGACTGGAGGACCCTGCCATCGTCGAGGAACTGTACCGCGCGTCGATGGCCGGCGTCGATATCGACCTCGTCGTTCGGGACATCTGTCGGCTCCGACCGGGGCTGGCGGGGGTCAGCGAGAACGTCACCGTCCACTCGGTCGTCGGCCGCTTTCTCGAACACTCCCGGATCTTCTACTTCGAGAACGGTGGCGATCCGGAGTGGTACACCGGTTCGGCCGACTGGATGACCCGTAACCTCGACAACCGCGTGGAGGCAGTCACCCCCGTCGAGGACGTCTCCCTGCGCGAACAGCTGCGGTTCGTCCTCGAGGCGACGCTCGCGGACAACCGCCGGCGGTGGGTGATGGACGGCGAGGGCAGCTACGAGCAGGTCACCCCGGACGCCGACGAGCCGGTCCGTGACACACAGGAGCTGCTGATGGCGGCGACCGACGCGGCGGTCGAACGCGGACACGGCCCCGGAATGGTAGCCGACCGGGAGGGGATCGAGAGCGACCTGTTGATCGAACCGGTCGCCGACGCGGCTCCCGCGTCGACCGACGGCGCGACGCCGGACGAGCCGGGCGACCCGGCACCGGACGTCGGCGGGGACGACGACGCCGCGGGCGACGGCGTCGGCGGCTCGGTCTTCGAGACCCACGCCGAGCGGTGGTACCGGCCGGCCAGCGAGACGTACGACTGGGCGGTGCGAACCGCGGACGGCGGGCGGCGATATTTCAAGACGCGCGAGGGGGCCGCCGCGCGTCTCCGACGGGAGTACGAGTGA
- a CDS encoding SAM-dependent methyltransferase has product MECDPIGTVHTPFETTSEAPRQGIHDDAAGVLDLDPAYREGLRGFDGDRIVVVWWADRADRSVLALDRDPDRGVFTSRSPARPNPVCVTACSVASVDTAAGRLRLRGVDMADGSPVIDLKAPLD; this is encoded by the coding sequence ATGGAGTGTGACCCTATCGGTACCGTCCACACCCCCTTCGAGACGACGAGCGAGGCGCCCCGGCAGGGTATCCACGACGACGCCGCGGGCGTCCTCGACCTCGACCCCGCCTACCGCGAGGGGTTGAGGGGCTTCGACGGCGACCGGATCGTGGTGGTCTGGTGGGCCGACCGCGCCGACCGGTCGGTGCTGGCGCTGGATCGCGACCCCGACCGCGGCGTCTTCACCTCGCGCTCGCCGGCGCGGCCGAACCCGGTCTGTGTCACCGCGTGTTCCGTCGCGTCGGTCGACACGGCAGCCGGTCGCCTCCGCCTCCGCGGCGTCGACATGGCCGACGGCAGCCCGGTGATCGATCTGAAAGCGCCGCTCGATTAG
- a CDS encoding DUF7260 family protein, whose product MTVTTHIESAQSRVRAEREAVEGKREAIETFVERVATLSTDPAPSAAAGVTATAGPRRHGDPTAADRCRTVRTAFAETIRPHSVDDTDGAEPLLSTIRTELTDDIAVALAPTTDVSFSAELKGVVVAEARARRVEAEALVAALDRERSALDDAASTVADVTEWLADADGTPLTDLGFDALRARHETLAAHRDRCRGLAERRQAFLDESTASRSRAGISHRTLVPYLYEDFPVGHPVLSTVASLDATCLNCQRVVRDHLVRRA is encoded by the coding sequence ATGACCGTCACCACCCACATCGAGTCGGCACAGTCCCGCGTCCGTGCGGAACGCGAGGCGGTCGAAGGAAAACGCGAGGCGATCGAGACGTTCGTCGAACGCGTCGCTACGCTGTCGACGGACCCGGCCCCGTCGGCCGCGGCCGGCGTCACCGCCACCGCCGGCCCGCGCCGACACGGCGACCCGACCGCAGCCGACCGTTGTCGGACCGTCCGGACTGCCTTCGCCGAGACGATCCGTCCACACAGCGTCGACGACACGGACGGCGCCGAACCACTCCTCTCGACCATCCGAACCGAGTTGACCGACGACATCGCCGTCGCCCTCGCACCGACCACGGACGTGTCGTTCTCGGCGGAACTCAAGGGGGTCGTCGTCGCGGAGGCGCGCGCCCGACGGGTGGAAGCCGAGGCGCTGGTTGCCGCCCTCGACCGCGAACGCTCGGCCCTCGACGACGCGGCGTCGACCGTCGCGGACGTTACAGAGTGGCTCGCCGACGCGGACGGGACGCCGCTGACCGACCTCGGGTTCGACGCGCTTCGGGCGCGCCACGAGACGCTCGCCGCCCACCGCGACCGCTGTCGGGGCCTCGCCGAACGACGACAGGCGTTCCTCGACGAATCCACGGCGTCGCGCTCGCGGGCCGGGATCAGCCACCGGACGCTCGTACCGTATCTCTACGAGGACTTCCCCGTCGGCCACCCCGTCTTGTCGACGGTCGCCAGCCTCGACGCGACGTGTCTGAACTGCCAACGCGTCGTCCGGGACCACCTGGTTCGAAGGGCCTGA